Part of the Nocardioides perillae genome is shown below.
GGCACCAGGCGCGAGTCGGTCGAGGCCGTCACGTCGGGCACGCTCGAGAGCAGGCCCCAGGTGTAGGGCATCTCGGGGTGGGTCAGGATCTCCTTGCCCGCGCCGTACTCGACGCAGCGCCCGGAGTACATCACCAGCACGTCGTCGGCCACCTCGGCGATGACGCCGAGGTCGTGGGTGATCATGATGATCGCGGAGTCGAACTCGCGCTGCAGGTCCTGCAGCAGGTCGAGGATCTGCGCCTGCACCGTCACGTCGAGCGCGGTGGTCGGCTCGTCGGCGATGAGCAGCGACGGGTCGTTGATGAGGCCCATCGCGATCATGGCCCGCTGGCGCATGCCGCCGGAGAACTGGTGCGGGAAGTCGTCGGCGCGGCGGTCGGGCTGCGGGATGCCCACCCGGTCGAGCATCTCGACGGCGCGGCGGCGCGCCTCGCGCTTCGTGGCCTTCGGGTGGTGGGCGAGGTAGGCCTCCGCGAGCTGGCCACCCACCTTGTAGAAGGGGTGCAGCGCCGCCAGGGCGTCCTGGAAGATCATCGCCATCGCGTTGCCGCGCAGCGTGCGCATCCGGTCCTCGCCCAGGCCCACGACCTCCTGGCCGTCGACCTTGATCGAGCCCGTGATGCGCGAGCGCTTCGGGTCGTGCAGCCCCATGACCGCCATCGACGACACGGACTTCCCGGAGCCGGACTCCCCCACGATGCCGAGGGTCTTGCCCTTCTCGACGGTGTAGGACAGGCCCTGGACGGCGGTCAGCCACCCGTCGCCGGTCGGGAACTGCACGGTCAGGTCCTCGACGACGAGGAACGGGTCACCCGAGGGGCGCCGGGTCGCGGCGCCCGCCGAGGTGGGCTGGCGGTCCAGCTGGGTCACGAGAGCCTCACACGGGGGTCGAGGATGCTGTAGACGACGTCGACCAGCAGGTTGCTGGTGATGATGATGACGGCGCCGAAGAGGGCGGCCGCCTGCACGATCGGCAGGTCGCGCGTGCCGACGGCGGCGAGGGCCCACAGGCCGATGCCGTTGATGTCGAAGATGCGCTCGGTGAAGATCGTGCCGGCGAAGAGCACGCCGATGTCGATGCCGAAGATCGTGACCACCGGCACCAGCGCGGCGCGCAGGCCGTGCTTGTAGACCACCGTGCGCGTCGGGAGGCCCTTGGCCTTCGCCGTGCGGATGTAGTCCTCGCCCAGGGTCTCGACCATGGCACCGCGCGTGAAGCGGGTGTACTGCGTCGCACCGAAGATGCCCAGCGCCACCCAGGCCAGCAACATGCCGGTGAACCACCTGGCAGGGTTCTCCGTGATCGGGAAGTAGCCGGTGTCGCTGATGACCGGCACCTCGTTGATGACGGTGGCGTAGAGGAAGATCAGCAGCGCGAAGAGGTAGTAGGGCACCGAGTTCAAGATGAGGAACGAGCTCACCAGGGCCTTGTCGGCGAGGGTGCCACGGCGCCGCGCCGCGGCCACGCCGATCGGCACGCCGAAGAGCAGGTAGAGCGCCCCACCGCCGATGGCGACCGAGGCGGTCGCGGGGAGCCGGGACTTCAGCTCCTCCCAGACGGGGGCGCGGGTGGTGTAGGCGTAGCCCAGGCAGGGCGCGTCGCACTGGTAGACCAGCTGCTCGCTGAAGGCGATCTCGCGCCCGGCGACGACGCCCTTGAGGAACTGGCCGTACTGGTCGAGCATCGGCTGGTCGTAGCCGAGCGCCCGCTCGAAGCGCTCCAGCGCCTCGGGTGAGCACCGGTTGCTGGTGTCGCGCTCGCAGATCGGCTGTGCCGGGCTCGACGGCCCGTACCAGAACAGCGCGAAGATCGCGAGGGACATCAGCAGGATGACGAGGAAGCCGGCGAGCGCCCGCTTCACGACGTAGGCGAACATCTGCTCCTGCTCTCGGGTCCTTCGTGGCTGTCGGGTGAGGGCCTCCCGGTCCGGGAGGCCCCCACCCGACAGCGGTGGTCGTGAACCGGCTCAGGTCGAGCCGGTCACCGGGCGTGCGTCACTGGGTGACGAAGAGGCCCTTGTAGTACGGGGCACCGATCGCGCCGTCGCCGACGCCGTTGCCGATCTTCTCGCCGAACATGAACAGGTCGTTGCGGAAGGCCGTGGGGATGATCGGGAAGTACTCCGTCTGCATCTCCTCGTCGATCGCGCCCCACTCGGCGGCCTGCTCCTCGAGCGGCAGGTTGACGACGTTCTCCATGCGCTCGTCGAGCGCGGGCTCGGAGAAGCCACCGGTGTTGTAGGTGGCGTCCGTCTTCGTCAGCGGCGGGATCATCGTCAGGCCGGAGGGCCAGTCGGAGCACCAGTTGACGCCGCGCAGGTTGAGGCTCTGGTTGACCTTGTTGTCGGGGTCGAGCCAGGTGTTGTAGGGCGAGTCCTGGGTCGGGATCGCGGTGACCTTGAAGCCGGCCTCCTCGAGACCCGCGGTCAGCTGCTTCTGGGCCTCGACCTGCAGCGGGTCGGACTCGAAGTAGATCATGCGCAGCTCGTACTCGCCGGGCTCGTAGCCCTCCTCGGCCAGCAGCTCCTTGGCCCGCTCGGGCTGGTAGGTGATCTGCTCACCGTCGACGAAGTAGTCCGGCTTGCCGGCCATGCCCGGGGGCATGATCGAGTTGGCGGGGACGCGGGTCACGCCGGGGACCTCACCCGAGGTCAGCCAGACGTTCTCGTAGTCGTAGCCGTAGGCGATCGCCTTGCGGATGTTGAGGGTGGTCTTCTCGTACACGGGGTACAGGAAGCTCGTGCACTGCGAGGACTGCTGGACCAGGCGGTCTTCGAGCTCCTGGCTGATGCGCGCGTAGTTCGCCGAGCCGGCACCGGTCGAGACCGCGGTCTGCGAGTCGGTGTTGCCGCTCAGGAAGATCTGGTCGACGGTGTTCTGGTCGGCCTCGAACTTGAAGATGTAGCGGTCCGGGTACTGCGTGCGGGCCGGGTCGCTGGCGGGGTCCCACTGCTCGTTGCGGACGAGCACGAGCTCCTCGGTGGGCCGGAACGACTCGATCTTGTAGGGACCGGTCGACAGCGGCTTCTGGCCGTAGGCCGGCGGGTTCGAGACCTTGCCGGTGGGCACGGGGCCCATGGCCATGAAGGCGCCCCAGTAGTCCATGTCGGGGAACGGCTTGGACATCTCGATGATGACGTCGTTGCCCTCGGCCCGGACGGACTCGTAGTCCTCGTTGGGCTCGGTGTAAGGGCCCTGGTACTCGTCGGCGCCGGCGAAGTAGGCGGCGGAGTACTCGGTGCCGGGGCCACCGGGGAAGGTCTCGACGTCGAGCGAGCGCTTGATGCCGAAGGCGACCTCCTCGGCGGTGACGGGCTTGCCGTCCTCCCACGTCGCGTCGTCACGGATCGTGAACGTCCACTGCGTGAAGTCCTCGTTGGGCGTGCCGAGGTCGGTCGCCAGGTCGGGGACCAGGACCATCTCGCCGTCGTCGTTGCGCTTGTACTGCGTCAGCGAGCGGGTGGTGAGGGCCTGCTGGATCGAGTTGCCGGTCACGGACCAGCCCTCGGTCGGGTCGAGGGTGTCGGGACCCGGGTCGCCGGGGAGGTAGACCGTGACGGTCCCGCCCTCGGTGGCGCCCTCGATCTCGACCGGGCCGGTGGCCTCGGCGTCCTTCGAGCCGCCGTCCTGCTCTCCGAACTCGCGCTCCGTCGTGGTCCCGCTGCCGCCGTTGCCGCCGCCACAGGCAGCGAGGGCGAGCATGGAGGTACCGACGACGAAGGCAAGAGGCTTGCTTCGCTTCATCGTGTCCAGCCTTTCTGGGTTGTGTCGTGCGGCCGGGTGCGCCGACCAGTCACGTCTGTCGCCGGCTCAGCGGCGGGTCTTGGGGTCCAGGGCGTCGCGGATGGCGTCGCCGAGGAGGTTGAGCGCGATGACCAGCACGACGATGCCGATCAGCGGCTGCCACAGGAAGAGCGGGTAGAGCTCGAAGTACTGGGTGGCGCGGAGGATGGTCTGGCCCCAGGACTGCCCCGTCGTGATGCCGAGGCCGAGGTAGGCCAGGGCCGCCTCCGAGGCGACGAAGACCGGCAGCATCAGCGAGACCGAGACCACGATCGGTGCGGCGAGGTTGGGCAGCAGCTCCTTGGTCAGGATGCGCCGGGTCGGCATGCCGAGCACGCGGGCGGCCTGCACGAACTCGCGCTCGCGCAGCGACAGCACCTCGCCGCGCACGAGGCGGGCGACGCTCATCCAGCCGAAGCCGGCCAGGATCGCCACGAGCCCCCAGAACTGCACCCGGGCGTAGAGCTCGGGGTTGATCGCGAACCGCTGGTTGATGATCGGGGCGAGGACCAGCGCGGCGAGCAGGAAGGGGATGGTGAGGAAGAAGTCGATGACGAAGGACACGATCCGGTCGACCCAGCCGCCGAGGAAGCCGGCGAGCAGGCCCAGGGTCACGCCGATGAGGGTGGCGAAGAGGGTCGCCATGCCGGCGACGCTGAGCGACGTGCGCGCGCCGTAGAGCCAGAAGGCCAGGTTGTCGTTGCCGCTCTGCGGCGCCAGGCCGAAGGGGTGGTCGGGGTCGAATCCGCCGTTGGGCGGGCCCTCCAGCGGCAGCAGCGTGGTGATGTCGAGGACCTCGGTGGGCCGGCCGCGCTCGAGCGAGACGCCCACGAGGTCGCAGATGACGCCGGCGAAGACCGCCAGGAAGACGAAGATCCCCACGATGACCAGGCAGAGCAGCGCGACCTTGTCGTGCAGCAGCCGGTCGGCGGCGATGCGCAGCGGGGAGCGGCCCTCGACACCCGCAGACGTGCGGGCCTCCTTCTTCCGGTCGCGACGGCCGGCCCGGCCGCTGGTGGGCGGCTCGGCGCCGGTGGCGCCGCTCTCACGCTCGAGCGGTGTGCCTCCAGCCGGTGTCGACATGCTCTCCCCATCACTTCGGCGGGTGGCCCCGCGAGGCGCCCCGAGAGGGGCGTCGTACGTCGTGGCGCAGCCCGCGCCGACGGCGACTCTAGGTGCTGCCGACCCCGGGGACGATCACTCGCGAGTAACGATCCGGACACGACGACCGGGCCCCACCGCGGGGTGGGACGCCGACGGCCGGGCCCCGCGAGGGGACCCGGCCGCGGCGCGACGTGCCGCAGGTCAGGCCGTCGGCGCGCCGGCCTGCTGCGGACGGGCGTCGACGCCGGCCTCCTTGCGCTGCTGCGCGGTGATCGGGGCCGGGGCCGCGGTGAGCGGGTCGAAGCCGCCGCCCGACTTGGGGAAGGCGATGACGTCGCGGATGGAGTCGCTGCCGGCCAGCAGCGCCACGATCCGGTCCCAGCCGAAGGCGATGCCGCCGTGCGGCGGCGCGCCGTACTTGAAGGCGTCGAGGAGGAAGCCGAACTTCTCCTGCGCCTCCTCCTCCTCGATCCCCATCACCGCGAACACGCGCTTCTGCACGTCCTCGCGGTGGATGCGGATGGAGCCGCCGCCGATCTCGTTGCCGTTGCAGACGATGTCGTAGGCCCACGCCAGGGCGCTGCCGGGGTCGGAGTCGAAGGTCTCGAGGTCCTTCGGCGAGGTGAAGGCGTGGTGCACCGCGGTCCACGCACCCGAGCCCACCGCGACGTCGCCGGCGGCCGTGGCGTCGCCGGTCGGCTCGAAGAGCGGGGCGTCGACGACCCACAGGAAGCTCCACGCGTCCTCGTCGATGAGCCCGCAGCGGCGCCCGACCTCGAGGCGCGCCGCGCCGAGCAGTGCCCGGCTCGGCTTGGCGGCGCCGGCGGCGAAGAACACGCAGTCCCCCGGCTCGGCGCCGACGTGCGCGGCGAGCCCGGCCGCCTCGGTCTCGCTGATGTTCTTGGCGACCGGGCCGGTGAGGGTCCCGTCCTCCTGCACCAGCACGTAGGCCAGCCCGCGGGCGCCGCGCTGCTTGGCCCACTCCTGCCACGCGTCGAGCTGCTTGCGGGGCTGGCCGGCGCCGCCCGGCATCACGACCGCGCCGACGTAGTCGGCCTGGAAGACCCGGAAGGGCGTGTCGCGGAAGTAGTCGGTGCACTCGACCAGCTCCTGACCCATGCGCAGGTCGGGCTTGTCGCTGCCGTAGCGCGCCATCGCCTCGGCGTAGGTCATGCGCGGCAGCGGCGTGGGCACCTCGTGGCCGACCAGCGCCCACAGCGCGGTGAGGATCTCCTCGGCGACCGCGATGACGTCGTCCTGCTCGACGAAGCTCATCTCGAGGTCGAGCTGGGTGAACTCGGGCTGGCGGTCGGCGCGGAAGTCCTCGTCGCGGTAGCACCGGGCGATCTGGAAGTAGCGCTCCATGCCGGCGACCATGAGCAGCTGCTTGAAGAGCTGGGGGCTCTGCGGCAGGGCGTACCAGCTGCCGGGCTGCAGCCGGGCGGGCACCAGGAAGTCGCGGGCGCCCTCGGGGGTCGAGCGGGTCAGCGTCGGGGTCTCGACCTCGACGAAGTCGTGGCGGTCGAGCACGTCGCGGGCGGCCTTGTTGACCTTGCTGCGCAGGCGCAGCGCGGCGCCGGGGCCGCTGCGGCGCAGGTCGAGGTAGCGGTGACGCAGCCGCGCCTCCTCCCCCACGTCGACGTGGTCGTCGATGGGGAACGGCAGCGGCGCGGCGGCGCTGAGCACCTCGAGCTCGTCGGTGATCACCTCGACCTCGCCGGTGGGCAGGGCCGGGTTGGCGTTGCCCTCGGGCCTCAGGGCCACCTCGCCGGTGACCTTGAGGCAGTACTCGTTGCGCAGCGCGTGGGCCACCTCCTCGTCGCGGACGACGACCTGGACGACGCCGCTGGCCTCGCGCAGGTCGAGGAAGGCGACGCCGCCGTGGTCGCGGCGGCGCGCGACCCAGCCGGCGAGGGTGACGGTCTGGCCGACGTGCTCCGGGCGCAGGGCGCCGGCGTCGTGGGTGCGGATCACGGGGTTGTCTCCTCGAGGTTCACCGCGACGACCTGCGGGCGCAGGTCCGCGGGCGGCGGGGTCCAGGTGGCCGGGTCGGCGTCGACCTGCTCCCCGCTGCGGATGTCCTTGACCTGGTGGGTCCCGTCGGCCTGGGGGAACCAGACGTACGGGATGCCCCGACGCTCGGCGTAGCGGATCTGCTTGCCGAACTTCTGGGCGGAGGCGGCCACCTCGCACGGCACGCGGCGCGCGCGCAGCGAGGCGGCCACCGCATCGCTGGCGTGGCGGGAGTCCTCGTCGGCCAGGGCGACGAGGACCGCGCTCGGGACCGGTCGGCTGCCGGCGAGGACGCCGTCGGCCAGCAGCGGGACCAGGCTGCGGGAGACCCCGAAGGAGACGCCCACGCCCGGGTAGGTGGTCCGGCCGTCGCTGGCCAGCGCGTCGTACCGCCCGCCACCGCCCACCGACTTCAGCCGCTCGTAGCCGGCCATGAAGATCTCCACGACGGTGCCGGTGTAGTAGTCGAGGCCGCGTGCGATGCGCAGGTCGGCCTCGACCGTGAC
Proteins encoded:
- a CDS encoding ABC transporter ATP-binding protein, giving the protein MDRQPTSAGAATRRPSGDPFLVVEDLTVQFPTGDGWLTAVQGLSYTVEKGKTLGIVGESGSGKSVSSMAVMGLHDPKRSRITGSIKVDGQEVVGLGEDRMRTLRGNAMAMIFQDALAALHPFYKVGGQLAEAYLAHHPKATKREARRRAVEMLDRVGIPQPDRRADDFPHQFSGGMRQRAMIAMGLINDPSLLIADEPTTALDVTVQAQILDLLQDLQREFDSAIIMITHDLGVIAEVADDVLVMYSGRCVEYGAGKEILTHPEMPYTWGLLSSVPDVTASTDSRLVPIPGNPPSLLAPPTGCPFHPRCVHQDKVEGDRCVTELPALAPGGRGPGHLKRCHLTDPDRVFLSEVLPVIDPDAAAAASKEA
- a CDS encoding ABC transporter permease produces the protein MFAYVVKRALAGFLVILLMSLAIFALFWYGPSSPAQPICERDTSNRCSPEALERFERALGYDQPMLDQYGQFLKGVVAGREIAFSEQLVYQCDAPCLGYAYTTRAPVWEELKSRLPATASVAIGGGALYLLFGVPIGVAAARRRGTLADKALVSSFLILNSVPYYLFALLIFLYATVINEVPVISDTGYFPITENPARWFTGMLLAWVALGIFGATQYTRFTRGAMVETLGEDYIRTAKAKGLPTRTVVYKHGLRAALVPVVTIFGIDIGVLFAGTIFTERIFDINGIGLWALAAVGTRDLPIVQAAALFGAVIIITSNLLVDVVYSILDPRVRLS
- a CDS encoding ABC transporter substrate-binding protein, whose amino-acid sequence is MKRSKPLAFVVGTSMLALAACGGGNGGSGTTTEREFGEQDGGSKDAEATGPVEIEGATEGGTVTVYLPGDPGPDTLDPTEGWSVTGNSIQQALTTRSLTQYKRNDDGEMVLVPDLATDLGTPNEDFTQWTFTIRDDATWEDGKPVTAEEVAFGIKRSLDVETFPGGPGTEYSAAYFAGADEYQGPYTEPNEDYESVRAEGNDVIIEMSKPFPDMDYWGAFMAMGPVPTGKVSNPPAYGQKPLSTGPYKIESFRPTEELVLVRNEQWDPASDPARTQYPDRYIFKFEADQNTVDQIFLSGNTDSQTAVSTGAGSANYARISQELEDRLVQQSSQCTSFLYPVYEKTTLNIRKAIAYGYDYENVWLTSGEVPGVTRVPANSIMPPGMAGKPDYFVDGEQITYQPERAKELLAEEGYEPGEYELRMIYFESDPLQVEAQKQLTAGLEEAGFKVTAIPTQDSPYNTWLDPDNKVNQSLNLRGVNWCSDWPSGLTMIPPLTKTDATYNTGGFSEPALDERMENVVNLPLEEQAAEWGAIDEEMQTEYFPIIPTAFRNDLFMFGEKIGNGVGDGAIGAPYYKGLFVTQ
- a CDS encoding ABC transporter permease, with amino-acid sequence MSTPAGGTPLERESGATGAEPPTSGRAGRRDRKKEARTSAGVEGRSPLRIAADRLLHDKVALLCLVIVGIFVFLAVFAGVICDLVGVSLERGRPTEVLDITTLLPLEGPPNGGFDPDHPFGLAPQSGNDNLAFWLYGARTSLSVAGMATLFATLIGVTLGLLAGFLGGWVDRIVSFVIDFFLTIPFLLAALVLAPIINQRFAINPELYARVQFWGLVAILAGFGWMSVARLVRGEVLSLREREFVQAARVLGMPTRRILTKELLPNLAAPIVVSVSLMLPVFVASEAALAYLGLGITTGQSWGQTILRATQYFELYPLFLWQPLIGIVVLVIALNLLGDAIRDALDPKTRR
- the aspS gene encoding aspartate--tRNA ligase → MIRTHDAGALRPEHVGQTVTLAGWVARRRDHGGVAFLDLREASGVVQVVVRDEEVAHALRNEYCLKVTGEVALRPEGNANPALPTGEVEVITDELEVLSAAAPLPFPIDDHVDVGEEARLRHRYLDLRRSGPGAALRLRSKVNKAARDVLDRHDFVEVETPTLTRSTPEGARDFLVPARLQPGSWYALPQSPQLFKQLLMVAGMERYFQIARCYRDEDFRADRQPEFTQLDLEMSFVEQDDVIAVAEEILTALWALVGHEVPTPLPRMTYAEAMARYGSDKPDLRMGQELVECTDYFRDTPFRVFQADYVGAVVMPGGAGQPRKQLDAWQEWAKQRGARGLAYVLVQEDGTLTGPVAKNISETEAAGLAAHVGAEPGDCVFFAAGAAKPSRALLGAARLEVGRRCGLIDEDAWSFLWVVDAPLFEPTGDATAAGDVAVGSGAWTAVHHAFTSPKDLETFDSDPGSALAWAYDIVCNGNEIGGGSIRIHREDVQKRVFAVMGIEEEEAQEKFGFLLDAFKYGAPPHGGIAFGWDRIVALLAGSDSIRDVIAFPKSGGGFDPLTAAPAPITAQQRKEAGVDARPQQAGAPTA